The Rhodocytophaga rosea genome has a segment encoding these proteins:
- a CDS encoding ScyD/ScyE family protein: MQTKLIKLLILFILLSGTSCRQFLDYFDEVKPVQLIVKDYASGLLSPSGMVLDARGQLWVSEAGTGNNDSRISVIMPGGKVYTAIVGFSSSIFDGFPAGITHLALKDGVLWILHSGEGKLYQAEIATFKPGDSPLKANDLPSEDVGTFVKAYNFEHDTNESNLFKITVGPDDALYIADAAANAIIKRDKAGELSVFANIPGIKNPTSVGPPMLESVPTGIVFDGQKFYVTTFLGFPFPADKGIIYQVDLKGKVSVYQQGFTGLIDLDLDLDKRPVVLELGTFGEQGPKPGTGKIIRASGKQQRVIIEGLNMPTDLVKANLRTYYVNSLTDGKVLQVTHP, encoded by the coding sequence ATGCAAACTAAATTAATTAAATTATTAATACTTTTTATCCTGCTATCCGGCACCAGTTGTCGGCAATTTCTGGATTATTTCGACGAGGTAAAACCAGTACAACTGATCGTAAAAGACTATGCCTCTGGCTTGCTTAGCCCTTCCGGAATGGTGTTAGATGCCAGAGGTCAGCTATGGGTATCAGAAGCTGGTACCGGAAATAATGACAGCCGCATATCGGTAATAATGCCGGGTGGCAAGGTATATACAGCTATTGTCGGCTTCAGTTCTTCTATATTTGATGGCTTCCCGGCAGGAATTACTCACCTGGCTTTGAAAGATGGGGTTTTATGGATTCTGCACAGTGGGGAAGGCAAATTGTACCAGGCAGAAATAGCTACTTTTAAGCCTGGCGATTCTCCCCTGAAAGCAAACGATTTACCTTCAGAAGATGTCGGCACTTTCGTGAAAGCGTACAATTTCGAGCATGATACCAATGAATCAAATCTGTTTAAAATCACGGTTGGCCCCGATGATGCCCTCTATATAGCGGATGCAGCAGCCAATGCTATTATTAAAAGAGATAAAGCCGGAGAACTGAGTGTATTTGCCAACATACCAGGTATCAAAAATCCAACTTCTGTCGGGCCTCCCATGCTTGAGTCAGTACCTACTGGCATCGTGTTCGATGGACAAAAGTTTTATGTAACTACCTTTCTGGGTTTCCCTTTCCCGGCTGATAAAGGAATCATCTACCAGGTTGACCTGAAAGGCAAAGTGTCTGTCTATCAGCAAGGCTTTACGGGTTTAATTGATCTGGATCTCGACCTGGATAAGCGGCCGGTCGTACTGGAACTGGGCACATTTGGAGAACAAGGACCAAAACCCGGCACTGGTAAAATTATACGGGCTTCCGGTAAGCAACAACGTGTGATTATCGAGGGCCTGAATATGCCTACTGATCTGGTAAAAGCAAACCTACGCACGTATTATGTCAACAGCCTGACAGATGGCAAAGTGCTGCAAGTAACTCATCCCTGA
- a CDS encoding MFS transporter encodes MKISEQYNNSGAGTLPITQTASKKQSLVFVIASASAGTLIEFYDLILAIVLAPVISRNLFPEGEARFLETLAIIVTSYFVRPIGALLFGSIGDSAGRKKPFLVSLLMMGTATFLIGCIPTFETIGWMAPVLLLILRLLQGLAISGEYTGATIYVAEHAPENKRGFYTGFIQSTIPLALLLCLGVLFTTQRSMTPEDFSTYGWRIPFLFSAVLVLLSYFIRRKLGETPKYALLQTQGKISHQPVRESFQTKGNIKTMLLLIFGGCGAQSTLMQTTHFVMLFFLQRVVFLSFDTTLLVIGMATLLGCPFFQLSGALSDKVGRKKIMLTGLLLSAVLVPLVFYFILQQANPQQLKEVHTISTMVMAKLIVLILSLHICCAMVYGPLGAFILESFPARIRFTSMGFVYNIGNGVLGGSTTFIAELFRSIFIASTAFSLFAGLIYPLLLILTAGIVLAFFIPETYRNRI; translated from the coding sequence ATGAAAATATCTGAACAATATAACAACTCCGGAGCTGGTACACTTCCGATTACTCAGACTGCAAGTAAAAAACAGAGTTTAGTATTCGTTATTGCTTCCGCATCTGCCGGCACTTTGATTGAGTTTTACGACCTGATCCTGGCCATTGTACTCGCCCCTGTTATTTCCCGGAATTTGTTTCCGGAAGGAGAAGCCAGGTTTCTGGAAACGCTGGCGATTATCGTTACTTCTTATTTTGTAAGGCCAATAGGAGCTTTGCTTTTTGGAAGCATAGGTGATTCTGCCGGGCGTAAAAAACCTTTCCTGGTTTCGCTGTTGATGATGGGAACTGCTACCTTTCTGATCGGCTGTATTCCTACGTTTGAAACCATCGGCTGGATGGCACCGGTATTATTGCTCATATTGCGGCTGCTGCAAGGGCTGGCGATCAGCGGAGAGTATACCGGAGCTACTATTTATGTAGCCGAACATGCACCCGAAAACAAACGGGGCTTTTATACCGGATTTATTCAATCAACCATTCCGCTGGCGCTTCTGCTATGTCTGGGCGTACTTTTTACCACCCAGCGGTCTATGACCCCTGAAGATTTCAGTACATATGGATGGCGTATTCCATTTTTATTTAGTGCGGTTCTGGTTTTACTCAGTTATTTCATCCGGAGGAAATTAGGCGAAACTCCCAAGTATGCGCTATTACAAACCCAGGGCAAAATCAGCCACCAGCCGGTACGAGAATCCTTCCAGACAAAAGGCAATATTAAAACGATGTTGTTGCTTATTTTCGGCGGATGTGGTGCTCAAAGCACCTTAATGCAAACGACACATTTTGTGATGCTGTTTTTTCTGCAACGGGTGGTATTTCTCTCTTTCGATACCACCTTACTTGTGATCGGCATGGCTACTTTACTAGGCTGTCCGTTTTTTCAATTATCCGGAGCACTCAGTGATAAGGTTGGCAGAAAAAAGATTATGCTGACTGGATTGCTGTTAAGTGCGGTACTGGTACCCTTGGTCTTTTACTTTATTCTTCAGCAAGCAAATCCGCAGCAACTAAAAGAAGTTCATACCATTAGTACGATGGTAATGGCCAAACTAATCGTACTGATTTTATCTCTTCATATCTGTTGTGCAATGGTATATGGACCACTGGGCGCATTTATTCTGGAATCCTTTCCGGCACGTATCCGCTTTACCAGCATGGGGTTTGTATACAATATTGGCAACGGCGTATTGGGTGGTTCCACTACTTTTATTGCTGAACTGTTCAGAAGTATATTTATAGCAAGCACCGCTTTTTCTCTCTTTGCCGGCCTGATTTATCCTTTACTACTGATACTAACAGCTGGTATTGTGCTCGCTTTCTTCATTCCGGAAACATACCGAAACAGGATATAG
- a CDS encoding cupin domain-containing protein produces the protein MHTIHLTKANTGKHFLLGSDMITVKAGSQETSGTMLAMEVKVPKGGGPPMLHRHTYSETFYFLEGEFIMTTANSDYQQHSVRVQPGDTLAIPSMVWHTFRNSGDTEGKFLVVHSSPVMEGLLQELGNPIQDMGHLPVLETPPSATQMQAMLQVLGKYMEFLPAEKLST, from the coding sequence ATGCATACAATTCATTTAACAAAAGCGAATACCGGCAAGCATTTTCTGCTTGGCTCTGACATGATTACCGTGAAAGCCGGAAGCCAGGAAACGTCAGGTACCATGCTGGCAATGGAAGTAAAAGTACCTAAAGGCGGTGGCCCTCCTATGCTACATAGACATACTTATAGCGAAACATTTTACTTTCTGGAAGGAGAATTTATAATGACTACCGCTAACAGTGATTACCAGCAACATAGTGTGAGGGTACAACCAGGTGATACTTTAGCCATTCCTTCTATGGTTTGGCATACCTTCAGGAATTCTGGTGATACAGAGGGAAAGTTTCTGGTTGTACATAGTTCTCCGGTAATGGAAGGATTGCTTCAGGAACTTGGTAACCCCATTCAAGATATGGGTCACTTGCCTGTACTGGAGACACCTCCTTCTGCCACACAAATGCAGGCCATGTTACAGGTGCTGGGAAAGTATATGGAATTTCTTCCGGCTGAAAAGTTGAGCACCTAA
- a CDS encoding DUF5602 domain-containing protein: MKTNKLFTTVFTFGLITLAATFTACNDDDTTTSQPRDMAYGPEVSVGNGKARSFIKLDNTGNPTSIGFTLSKTALEGLPHEEESYLLALPEETEKTPYNFISLDWASHGHSPEGVYNVPHFDMHFYMIDQSKKAGILHPSDEIERLPDAKFLPPTYFSQPGEGVPQMGKHWVDATSPELQGKPFTATFIYGSYDGEVIFHEPMISHSWLLARPDTIMTIPQPQTFRQGGLYPAKYRVEFDEASQQYIISLLELSAKQASL, encoded by the coding sequence ATGAAAACAAACAAATTATTTACTACAGTATTCACCTTTGGATTAATAACCTTAGCTGCCACCTTTACTGCCTGCAACGACGATGATACAACTACCAGTCAACCCAGGGATATGGCCTATGGTCCGGAAGTGAGTGTAGGCAATGGAAAAGCACGCAGTTTTATCAAGCTGGATAATACCGGCAATCCAACTTCCATAGGATTTACCTTGAGTAAAACTGCCCTGGAAGGCCTCCCGCATGAAGAAGAGTCATACCTGCTCGCTTTACCTGAAGAAACGGAGAAAACGCCTTACAATTTCATTTCATTAGACTGGGCTTCGCATGGACATTCACCGGAAGGCGTTTACAATGTACCCCACTTTGATATGCACTTTTATATGATCGACCAGAGTAAAAAGGCTGGTATTCTGCACCCAAGTGATGAGATCGAACGCTTGCCGGATGCAAAGTTTCTGCCTCCTACGTATTTCAGCCAGCCTGGAGAAGGTGTGCCACAAATGGGAAAACACTGGGTAGATGCAACATCGCCCGAGTTACAGGGAAAGCCATTTACAGCTACTTTTATCTATGGAAGCTACGATGGAGAAGTAATTTTCCATGAACCCATGATCTCCCACAGCTGGCTGCTTGCCAGGCCTGACACCATAATGACTATTCCACAGCCACAAACTTTCCGGCAGGGCGGTTTATATCCGGCCAAGTATAGGGTTGAGTTTGATGAAGCCAGTCAGCAGTATATCATTTCCTTACTCGAACTAAGTGCAAAACAAGCATCTCTGTAA
- a CDS encoding c-type cytochrome: protein MIRKIVKITGIVLAGLFLLTAVFYLVAYQDIQERINKVYDINPEPITVHYDTTSIQLGTRLAIAKGCTGCHSADLGGRIFIDDAHKLGYFVASNLTSGKGGLPEGYGYRDWVLAIKHGIRRNGKPLFIMPSHEFNSLTERDMGAIIAYASNLPAINREFEKSQLGPLGTVLTYLNKIPLLPAEKIDHSRKMVKQVKAEVSADYGKYLSATCQGCHRPNMKGGEPLAPGFPPVPDISSTGHPGSWTHDQFVTTIRTGKTPEGKPLDPKEMPWKSASAFTDDELTAIHLYLNSL, encoded by the coding sequence ATGATTAGAAAAATAGTAAAAATAACAGGCATCGTATTGGCAGGTTTATTCCTGTTGACAGCGGTTTTTTACCTGGTGGCCTACCAGGATATCCAGGAACGTATCAATAAAGTGTATGATATCAATCCTGAACCCATTACCGTACACTATGACACTACCTCGATACAACTCGGGACCAGACTGGCAATTGCCAAAGGGTGTACCGGTTGCCACAGTGCAGATCTGGGCGGCAGGATATTTATAGATGATGCCCATAAACTAGGATACTTTGTAGCCAGCAATCTCACCAGTGGAAAAGGAGGATTACCCGAAGGGTATGGCTACCGTGATTGGGTACTCGCCATAAAGCATGGCATTAGAAGAAACGGTAAACCTTTATTCATTATGCCTTCCCATGAATTTAACAGCCTGACTGAGCGGGACATGGGGGCAATTATTGCATATGCTTCAAATTTGCCAGCCATAAACCGTGAATTTGAGAAAAGTCAGCTGGGGCCTTTAGGCACTGTACTTACGTATCTGAATAAAATACCACTGCTTCCGGCTGAAAAGATAGATCATTCCAGAAAGATGGTGAAACAGGTAAAGGCAGAAGTGTCTGCGGACTATGGCAAATACCTGTCTGCTACCTGCCAGGGTTGCCACCGCCCGAATATGAAAGGAGGTGAACCGCTTGCTCCTGGTTTTCCACCAGTACCTGATATTTCTTCAACTGGCCACCCTGGCAGCTGGACGCATGATCAGTTTGTTACGACTATCCGCACCGGTAAAACGCCGGAAGGAAAACCGCTTGATCCTAAAGAAATGCCCTGGAAATCTGCCAGTGCTTTTACTGATGATGAACTGACAGCCATACACTTATATCTGAATAGCCTTTAA
- a CDS encoding cupin domain-containing protein encodes MTTTTLQRRFYNPVQKDYVTFLETSRESGGKRSHGLLEVSPGGKVSPHYHNTFSETFEVRSGTLSLQLGNRKLVLQAGEKATVPPDTLHAWSNKSDEMLVCDVVLEPGNEGFEKALQAAYGMARDGLLLSNGLPKSIWHMALLVKMGESKLAGNMRSLNGLFHVLAIIARWLGKHKDFEKYYKIY; translated from the coding sequence ATGACTACAACCACTCTTCAACGGCGATTTTACAATCCGGTCCAGAAAGATTACGTAACTTTTTTAGAAACCTCCAGGGAAAGTGGCGGCAAACGTTCACACGGCTTACTGGAAGTTTCTCCTGGCGGTAAAGTAAGTCCACATTACCACAACACCTTTTCAGAAACATTTGAGGTTCGCTCCGGAACGCTTAGCCTGCAATTGGGTAACCGGAAACTGGTACTACAGGCTGGAGAAAAAGCTACTGTACCGCCAGATACGCTGCACGCCTGGTCGAATAAATCCGATGAAATGCTGGTATGCGATGTGGTGCTGGAGCCGGGAAATGAAGGTTTTGAAAAAGCCTTGCAGGCAGCCTATGGCATGGCAAGAGATGGCCTGCTGCTTTCCAACGGCCTGCCCAAAAGTATCTGGCACATGGCATTGCTGGTGAAAATGGGAGAATCTAAACTGGCTGGCAATATGCGCTCGCTAAATGGGCTGTTTCATGTACTCGCAATCATTGCCCGGTGGCTGGGCAAGCACAAGGATTTTGAAAAGTATTACAAAATCTATTAG
- a CDS encoding LuxR C-terminal-related transcriptional regulator translates to MNHAHQTGHMLRNMMVKYAGPQPQNKTEIETDTAEIWKGISLAEALFPAWAILLCPVHHPEMLFITRNSEAILGYPADYMMQLTPEAYFALVHPEDLSIVKHMVEYMNSFILKVEHFNPIHYRFVFHYRLKQPKGGYMHLLDEKVVIESKHKRYVFFTLFKEANKDQKLFQVKLEIYQSQGYSQVKIKDYVPHQSDVNITQREKEVIGLIRDGLSTRQISESLAISVNTVKNHRSNLFQKAKARNSRELLLYAQQAQWI, encoded by the coding sequence ATGAATCATGCTCATCAAACCGGACATATGCTGCGAAATATGATGGTGAAATATGCAGGCCCGCAGCCACAGAATAAAACTGAAATAGAAACCGATACAGCAGAAATATGGAAAGGAATTTCTCTGGCCGAAGCATTATTTCCTGCCTGGGCCATTTTGCTTTGCCCGGTTCATCATCCGGAAATGCTATTTATTACCAGAAACAGTGAAGCTATTCTGGGCTATCCGGCAGACTATATGATGCAGCTGACACCGGAAGCTTATTTTGCCCTGGTTCATCCGGAAGACTTGTCCATTGTAAAGCACATGGTTGAATACATGAATAGCTTTATCTTAAAAGTTGAACATTTCAATCCTATACACTATCGCTTTGTATTTCACTACCGGCTGAAGCAACCTAAAGGTGGGTATATGCATTTGTTAGACGAAAAAGTAGTGATCGAGAGTAAACACAAACGCTATGTATTTTTCACCTTATTTAAGGAAGCAAATAAAGACCAGAAATTATTCCAGGTTAAACTGGAAATATACCAGTCTCAAGGGTATAGCCAGGTAAAAATTAAAGACTATGTACCTCATCAATCGGACGTGAATATCACGCAACGGGAAAAGGAGGTTATCGGGCTAATCCGGGATGGATTAAGCACCAGGCAAATCAGTGAGTCTCTGGCCATCAGTGTGAACACCGTAAAAAACCACCGCAGCAATCTGTTTCAAAAAGCCAAAGCCCGTAATAGCCGCGAATTGTTATTATATGCCCAGCAAGCCCAGTGGATTTAA
- a CDS encoding DUF3574 domain-containing protein, with product MTTNSVLPSAAYRIWLSVLYSFVGLFLTGSLASCEKDDVKPLPEVTEQWMLERLYFGRSMPNGEEVSEEAWDSFVAEVITPRFPDGLTLLDAQGQWQEEDGVIVRESTFILEVVHPESTSDDDKLKVIIEEYKKRFQQSSVLRVTQPAEVEF from the coding sequence ATGACAACCAATTCTGTTTTACCCAGCGCTGCATACCGCATCTGGTTATCTGTATTGTACTCCTTCGTTGGTCTATTCCTGACTGGAAGTCTGGCCAGTTGTGAAAAAGATGACGTAAAACCCCTGCCAGAAGTAACTGAGCAGTGGATGCTCGAACGCTTGTATTTTGGCCGTTCTATGCCTAACGGAGAAGAAGTATCCGAAGAAGCCTGGGATTCATTTGTAGCAGAAGTAATAACGCCCCGTTTTCCGGATGGCCTCACCTTACTGGATGCCCAGGGACAGTGGCAGGAAGAAGATGGCGTGATCGTCAGGGAGTCTACTTTTATTCTGGAAGTTGTTCACCCCGAAAGTACATCCGACGATGATAAACTGAAAGTCATTATAGAGGAGTACAAAAAACGCTTTCAACAAAGTTCTGTATTACGTGTTACACAGCCGGCAGAGGTAGAATTTTAA
- a CDS encoding GNAT family N-acetyltransferase yields MLYALLPPYEKKGYATEASKCIIGYAFEKLGYTYLIASCDVPNRASVQVMKRLGMQLLKEEVQDGKPLVFYQINKQQSQFSRQYL; encoded by the coding sequence TTGCTATATGCGTTACTGCCCCCATATGAGAAAAAAGGCTATGCTACGGAAGCTTCTAAATGCATTATTGGCTATGCCTTTGAAAAACTAGGCTACACCTATCTTATAGCCAGTTGTGATGTACCCAATAGGGCTTCTGTGCAGGTGATGAAAAGATTAGGAATGCAGTTGCTGAAAGAAGAAGTACAAGATGGGAAGCCGCTGGTGTTCTATCAAATTAATAAACAACAATCTCAATTTTCCAGACAGTACTTATAA
- a CDS encoding GNAT family N-acetyltransferase has translation MCLTLTYTFKLDTDRLYLEPLAATDLPILHSFLTDESVRQYLFDNQIVPISQSAEILETALDTFSTHGYGLWLIYLKDSLEMIGFVGCILFSPNHSLSCYMRYCPHMRKKAMLRKLLNALLAMPLKN, from the coding sequence ATGTGCCTTACTCTTACTTATACTTTCAAACTCGATACAGACCGCTTGTACCTAGAGCCGCTTGCAGCTACAGACTTGCCCATCCTGCATTCGTTTCTGACCGATGAATCTGTACGCCAATACTTATTTGATAACCAGATTGTACCCATCAGCCAGTCAGCCGAAATTCTGGAGACAGCGCTGGATACCTTTTCTACCCATGGCTACGGCTTATGGCTGATATACCTGAAAGATTCTCTGGAAATGATTGGATTCGTAGGCTGTATTCTTTTTTCTCCGAACCACAGCCTCAGTTGCTATATGCGTTACTGCCCCCATATGAGAAAAAAGGCTATGCTACGGAAGCTTCTAAATGCATTATTGGCTATGCCTTTGAAAAACTAG